The DNA segment ACTATGGCTTCCAAAATTGAAAAATTTATTGGGTTCATGGTCTGTAACACCAGGAAATTGGGAAGTATACCGAGGAGATGAATTTCAATTAAAGTGTAGTGTTGGTGAAGTATTTCATAAAGCTCTACTTTTAAAATCACTCATCAGAACATTTGAAAATTTAGATGTACGTATTGCAATTGGTATCGGTAATGAAGTATTTCTTTCCGAAAAAATAACGGAATCAAATGGTTCTGCTTACGTAAATTCTGGCCGGCTATTAACAGAGATTACCGCTCAAGGAAAGACGTTAGCCATACAAACGGAAAATGAAAAAGTAAACCGGGATTTGAATATACTTTTCAAGTGGGCATCTATAGATTTCGATAATTGGACTGCAGCTACCGCAGAAATTATTCATCAGTTATTAGGTAACTCAGAATTAACTCAGGACGAATTAGCGAAAGAGCTTAATATAAGCCAGTCTTCAGTAAGTCAAAGGCTTAAGAGAGCTAATTTTGATTTATTACAAGAAACCGATCAATATTTCAGAAAGAAAATATCAGAATTATAAATGATTTTTACTTCACTCATATTAGCACATCTATTAGGAGATTTTATTCTTCAGCCTAATTCTTGGGTCGCTGATAAAGAGAAGAAAAAAGGAGGTAGCATCTATTTGTACCTTCATGTAGCGCTACATATGGCACTCGTTCTAATATTTTTATGGGATCTTAATCTTTGGTGGATTGCTTTAATTATTGGTAGTACCCACCTAATAATTGATTGGGCAAAACTTTATTTTCAGAATCCTAAAACCACAAGAACTTGGTTCTTTGTAGATCAGGCTGCACATATTTTGGTAATTATTGCTTTGTCAATGATTTACTTTCCTTATTTTAAATGGGAGGATTTCTTTAATGCTGATAGTCTGCAATTGATTACTGCAGTCGTTTTCCTTACAGTTCCCTCTTCAATCCTAATCAAAACGGTGATCTCCTTTTGGACACCAGTTACGGTTGATCACAGCAAATTACAGACAGAATCCCTGGTCAATGCTGGGAAATACATTGGTATTCTCGAGCGTCTCCTGGTATTTGTTTTCATATTGGTGAACCATTGGGAAGGCGTAGGATTTATGATCGCTGCAAAGTCGGTTTTCAGATTTAGTGATCTAGCAGAAGCAAAACAGCGTAAGCTGACTGAATATGTTTTAATAGGAACCTTGCTAAGTTTTGGCATCGCAGTTCTTACAGGTATTTTTGTAAAAATTTAATATAGATATAAAATTTAATAAACAGTAAAATGACAAAAGGAGCAATGCTTTATGAAGGAAAGGCAAAGCAGGTTTTCGAAACCGATAATCCAAACGAGGTGATTGTCCGTTTCAAAGATGATGCAACAGCTTTCAACGCACAAAAGAGAGGAAATTTTGACCTCAAAGGTGAAATGAATAACGCCATCACCACCTTAATTTTTGAATATTTGAACACCAAAGGAATTCCTACTCACTTCATTCAAAAATTAGATGAAAGAGAGCAATTGGTACAGAAAGTAAGCATCATTCCACTGGAAATGGTGGTTCGTAACTATGCAGCAGGAAGCATGGCGCAGAGATTAGGAGTGGAAGAAGGTATAAAGTCACCAGTCACCATTATTGATATTTGCTACAAAAGAGATGATCTGGGTGATCCATTAATTAATGATCATCACGCCGTTTTCTTGGGCGCTGCAACCTATGATGAGCTGAAGGAAATGTACAAATTGACTTCTGAAATTAATGATATTTTAATTGACCTTTTTGATCGAATGAATATTATTTTGGTAGATTTTAAAATTGAATTAGGTAAAACTGCAGATGGAAAAATTATTCTAGCTGATGAGATCTCACCAGATACTTGTCGTCTTTGGGATAAAGACACGATGAAGAAACTTGACAAAGATCGCTTTAGAAGAGATTTGGGCGAAGTGACAGAAGCGTACGTAGAAATTTATGAGCGATTAAAAAAAGTTCTTCAAAAATAATTTTTGGGAAAACTAAAGATGAAAAATTTACAACAAGAGAGAGAAGATTATTTAAATCAATTTAAAGATAATGTTTACGGCAGAAACCTGCTGAAGACAGAAGATCCGTTTGATGCACCTTCAGAAGAATGTGGAATTTTCGGACTTTATTCGGACCATGATTTAGATACCTTTTCTTTGTCTCAATTTGGGCTTTTTGCCTTACAGCATCGTGGTCAGGAAGCATGTGGTATTTCTGTGATGAACGATGGTAAAATCTTTAATATTAAAGATGAAGGTCTGGTATTAGATGTGTATAAAGAAATCCGTAATCCTGAGACTTTCATGGGGAATTCTGCGATCGGACATACAAGATATACCACTGCAGGAGATAAAAAGAAATACAACTTTCAACCTTTCTTTGCTAAGAATGAATATGATCAAATCATTCTTTCTATCGCTCACAACGGAAATTTAACCAATGCCGTTGCATTAAAAAAAGAACTTGAAGCAGAAGGTGTAGTTTTTAAAGCGACCTCTGATTCAGAAGTTATTTTGCGTTTGATCCAGAAGCATTTGGATCTAGGTTTGCGTGCTGCAATTAAGACCACAATGGAAAAAATTGAAGGGGCTTATTCTGTAGTTGGAATGACCAGAAATAAATTTTTTGCCTTTCGGGATTTTCATGGAATTCGTCCGTTGGTTTTAGGTGCAATTGATGAAAAAACATATGTTGTAGCATCAGAATCTGTCGCATTGGATGCTGTGGGAGCTCAATATGTAAGAGATATTTTACCCGGTGAAATTGTTTATACCAACGAAAATGAAACTGGTTTACAAAGCTTTTTAGTGAAAGAAGATTGTGAAAAAAGAACATGCTCATTTGAGTATATCTATTTCGCCCGACCAGATTCAATTATGGAAGGAATTAATGTTCACGAGATTCGAGAAAAATCCGGAGCTAAAATTTGGGAACAGGCTCCTGTAGAAGCAGACATCGTAATTGGTGTTCCGGATTCTGGCGTTCCGGCTGCAATTGGTTTTTCTATCGCATCGGGTATTCCTTTTCGTCCAGTTCTGATTAAGAATAGATACATAGGTAGAAGTTTTATTGTTCCTACTCAAGAAATGAGAGAAAGGATTGTAAATCTTAAACTGAATCCTATTGTTTCTGAAATTAAAGGAAAGAGAGTAGTGATCATTGATGATTCCATTGTTCGTGGGACCACTTCGAAACGTCTGGTAAAAATTCTGAAAGATGCAGGGGTAAAAGAGATTCACTTCCGTAGTGTATCGCCACCCATTATTGCACCTTGTTATTTAGGAATTGATACTCCCACAAAAGATGATTTGATTTCCGCTAACATGACGGTGGAAGAACTAAGGAAATACTTAGGAGTTGATTCTCTTGAGTTCTTAAGTATGGATAATTTGAGGAGTATATTAGGAAGCTCGAACCATTGTTTTGGTTGCTTTACTGAAGAATATCCAGTTCCTGCAGGACCAAACCCTGATTTTACAGATAAATAAATACAAAAGGTTGGGAATTTATTCCCAACCTTTTTAGTTATATCAATTTCTGTTATTAGAATTTGTAAGCCAATCCAACTTGGAATACGTTATTCTTAACTGAATCAGATCCACTTGGTCTGTCTTTCGCAATGTCAGTCAATCCTGCAACATATCTTGCGGTAATTCCAACATTTGGTGTGAAATAATATCCTGCACCTAGACCTAAACCAAAGTTAAAAGTATTTAAGTTGTCTTTAATATCTACACTTGCTGAAGCAGATGTGCTTGAAGAAGTTCCTCCACTAGTTGTAGTAGTAGTAACTCTATCTCCTTTTGATTTACCACTAACCATCAGTCCAAATTCTGGACCTGCTTCTAAGTAGAATGCTGGAGTTGCGTTGTATTGGAACATTACAGGTAAAGTAACATAATCTAAATTAGTAGACCCTGAAGTTTTTGTCGTAATTGTACTTCCTCCGATAGTTGAAGTAGATGTGGTTGTTGCTTTATTACCCATCTGAGAATACAATAATTCAGGTTGAATGCTGAAATTCTCTGCTAAAGGAGCATTCATAAAAACTCCCGCGTTGAAACCAATTTTTGATTTAGCATCGTCCATGGAAGCATCTTTTGATAATGAAGATACGTTCATTCCTGCTTTAACTCCAAATTGTTGTGCAAATGTCAATGTACTCATTGCTACTGCTGCACCTAAAAATAACTTTTTCATAATCTTAAATTTTTCTGATTAATTTTTTGTTTTCAATAATTTGGATTATGTAATTTCTAAAAATTAATTTTTGTCATTTTAAAAATTGACTAATCCTCGTTACCGTTACATTTTTAATTTTGTTTTACGCTTGGAGTACTTTCAAATGCTGTGCCAAAACTCACTAAGAATATAAAAAATTAAACAATAGTTTAAAATTATAAAAGTATAATAAATTGTTAAACAGTTAGTTGTGATATTTAAAATTAATGATATCCTAAGATTGGTAAGGACTTAAATATTGATTAACAAAGAGGTTTTTAATCTAAATTTTGATAATAATGCAATGCATAATTAACGTTTTCAGTACTTACGGAGGAATCGAAAGTTGCCTCCCCGATATTTTTAATCAAGGAAAAACTGATGTTTCCGAACGAATTCTTTTTATCATTCTTCATCAAATGTAAAATCTCTTCAGAAGAGAAACCACTAATGTCCAAAGAAGGAAAGAATCTTCTTACATTTAAAATGATGCTATCTGCAGTTTCTTTTGAAATTAAATGTTCTAAAAAAGAAATACGCGTTTCACAAATCATTCCCAGCGCCACCGCTTCACCATGAAGAATGGGTTTCCCTTTTTCTAAAAATAAACTTTCTATCGCGTGACCAATTGTATGGCCAAAATTCAGTGTTTTTCGGATATTCTGTTCTGTGAAATCTTTTTTCACCACATTTAATTTGATCTTCATCGAATTTTCAATTAAATGAAAAATTTGCTCAGCATTTAACTCTTTAATTGAGATTAAATCATTCCAATGGTTGGCATCAGCGATTAAGCCATGTTTTAACATTTCAGCGAAACCGCTTCTAAGTTCTACAAAAGGTAAGGTGTTTAGAAACTCTGGAAAAACGAAAATTTTCTGTGGATTTGCAAAAGTTCCAATAATATTTTTTAAAAACTGATGATCGATCCCCGTTTTTCCTCCAATTGAAGCATCACACATACCTAAAAGGGTAGTTGGGATATTGATGAAAAGAATTCCTCGTTTGTAAGTAGATGCGATAAATCCACCCATATCGGTGATGACTCCACCTCCTAAATTGATCATTAATGCCTTTCTGTCAGTTTCAAACTCGGTCAAAATTTCCCAAAGTTGGGTTGCTGTTTCCAGAGTTTTCAGTTCTTCACCGGCTTCAATCTCAATAATTTCAAATGGCGTCTCGGTTTCTAAATTTCCTAAAAGAATGGGAAGGCAGTGTTCATGGGTGTTCTCATCAACTAAAATAAGAAGTTGAGTAGGGTTTACTTCTTTTAAATAAGCATTAAGCTGAGAAAAACTAGGATCTAATATAGATATCATTAGGACTGAAATTTATCACAAAATTAAACTTTAATTTAGTTTTATCAATTCAAGTAGTATCATTAAATTTGTTGATCTTAATAATTACTATGAGTATTTTCAATAACACACAAATTGCCTTCGCAGATAAGACAGATTCTCAACTGAAAAAAGCTTACTGGATGTTCAAAGCAATTGAGCAGCCCATGATTACAAATCTGGGGATCTCTGCTCTGAACTTCACCGTGAAGAATGACTTCCCGTTTGTAACTGATATTGTGAAAAATACTTTGTTTGAGCAATTTTGTGGTGGGGAAACTCATGAAGAAAGCATGAAAGTAGTTAAACAGATGTTTAAGCATCATGTAGGAAGTATTTTCGATTATGCGATTGAAGGAAAAGCCGAAGAGAAAGTTTTTGATGATACTTGTGCAGAAATTAAACAGAACATCAAGTTTGCCGAAGGAAATCCTGCTATCCCATTTGTTGTTTTTAAGCCAACTGGTTTTGGTAGAATTGAAATCTACGAGGAAATAGGTAAAAAGATAGAACTCACCAATTCGCAAAAAGAAGAGTGGGCGAGAGTTGTAAAAAGATATGAAGAGGTTTGCCAGATGGCATTTGATCGCAATGTGGTTATTATGATCGATGCGGAAGAAACCTGGATGCAAGATTCAACTGATCGTTTGGTGAATGAAATGATGGAGAAATTCAACAAACAAAAAGCAATTGTTTGGAATACAGTGCAGATGTACCGAACTGGCAGATTGGAATATCTGGCGGAGGATTTACAAAGAGCAAAAGAGAAAAATTATTTTCTGGGATATAAATTCGTACGTGGTGCTTATATGGAAAAGGAAAGAGCACGTGCGGCAGCCATGAATTATCCAGATCCCATACAGCCAACTAAACAAGCATCGGACGATAATTATAACGCCGCAATTGATTTTGTTTTAAATAACCTGGATACCGTTTCTGGCTTTTTTGGAACCCATAACGAAAAATCACATGAACTCGTGATGGACAAGATGAAAGCAATGGGACTGCCGAACGACCATTCTCAAATTCATTTTGGGCAACTGTATGGAATGAGTGACAATATCACCTATTTTCTGGGTGCCGAAAAATATAATGTTTGTAAATATCTTCCTTATGGGCCGGTAAAAGATGTCGTTCCGTATCTAACGAGAAGAGCGCAGGAAAATACTTCTGTAGCCGGACAAACAGGTCGGGAATTAGGTTTGATTCAGAAAGAATTAGACAGGAGAAGAGGTAAGTAAAATTCTGGTTTCTTAAGAAATACCGATATCAAAGGATTGGATTTATTCCCATCCTTTTTTTTATTAAATAGGAGTGCTCTGGTTTTAGCAGAAATATATTTATAAATTTGTACTAGACTTCAAGATATCATTAAATCACTGAATCATTCTATTAAATTGACTTTCGCACAAGTTATTCTTCCCTTAAATTTAAAAGGAACTTTTACCTATAAAGTTCCCGATGAACTTTTGAATTCAATACAGATCGGAATGCGTGTCTTAGTTTCATTTCGTGGTAAAAAGATCTATACCGGAATTGTTTTTGAAATTCATGATCAAGAATCTGAAACATTTGTCCCTAAAGAAATCATTAATATTTTAGATGATTTTCCCATTCTGCCAAAGGAACAAATTCAATTCTGGAATTGGCTGTCGAACTACTATCTCTGTAATCTGGGTGATATTTATCGCTTTTCCTTTCCAGGATCTTTGAAATTAGAAAGTGAAACATATTTAAAATTAAGACCAAATGTTATTGTTGATTTTGAGAATTTAGATGTGAATGAAATGTATCTGATTCAGGCTTTAGAAGTTCGACAACTCATTAATCTGACGGAGATAGAAGCTTTCATCGCTAAAAAAGATATTGTAAAAACCATCAAATCGATGATTGATTTACAGTACATAGAAATTGATGAGAAAATATCAGAAAAATATAAATCCAAGGAGGTTGCTTATCTAAAGATTAATGAGGAAAAGGTAAAAAATGCCCATCTCCCAGAAATTCTTTTACTATTAAAACGTTCTCCAAAACAACAAGAATTATTTCTTTCCATTCTCGAAAAACAAACTGAAAGTCCCGAGAGGCCAATTAAAAAATCCTCTGTTTTAGAAGAAGGAAATTTTGCACACGCCCAATTAAAATCTTTAATTGAAAAAGATCTGGTGCTGGAATATTACTTGCAAAAAGATCGATTGGAAAGTTATGAAGGGGAAACTGAAGAGCTGGAAAAACTAACCGAAATACAACATCAAGCAAAAAATGAGATTGATGAAGCTTTCGAAAAGGGAAAGAATGTTTTGTTGCACGGCGTCACTTCTTCTGGGAAAACCCATCTTTATTTAGAAAAGATCGATGAAACTGTGGCAGATGGAAAAAATGTTTTATTCCTACTTCCGGAGATTGCGTTAACTAAACAGATTGTACAGCGTCTAGAAAAGAATTATGGCAAACAACTTGGCTTTTATCATCAGAAATTAACAGATTTTGAAAGAGTGGAGGTATGGCGAAGAATTAAAAATAATGATATTAAAATCCTGATCGGAACAAGGAATGCACTGTTCCTGCCGTACCAAAATCTAGGATTGGTTGTGGTAGACGAAGAGCATGATTCGAGTTACAAACCACGTGAGATCGCTCCTTTTTTTAATGCGAAAGATGCAGCGCAGGTTTTAGCCAATTTCTACAATGCTCATGTTATATTAGGCTCGGCAACTCCTTCTGTAGAGTCCTATTACGCGGCAAAGAAGGATAAATTGAAATATATTTACATAAGTGAACGTTTTGGAAATGTAAAAATTCCGCAGTTTGAGTTGATTAATTTTAAAGAAGCGCAGGATTCTAAAAAAATCGTAGGTAATTTTTCGCTACAACTGATCGATGAAATCCGACAGCAACTTGAACAGAAAAAACAAACCATGGTCCTCCATAACCGAAGAGGTTATGCAAACGTGGTAGAATGTGAAAGTTGTGGTTATGTGAATTATTGTTCAAACTGTGATGTGGTGATGACTTATCATAAGTTTTCGAACGAAATGAAATGCCATTATTGTGGGCAAAAAGCAGCTAAGCCCCAAACGTGTCCAA comes from the Chryseobacterium sp. SNU WT5 genome and includes:
- a CDS encoding SatD family protein; protein product: MIAIITGDIINSQKSDAELWLPKLKNLLGSWSVTPGNWEVYRGDEFQLKCSVGEVFHKALLLKSLIRTFENLDVRIAIGIGNEVFLSEKITESNGSAYVNSGRLLTEITAQGKTLAIQTENEKVNRDLNILFKWASIDFDNWTAATAEIIHQLLGNSELTQDELAKELNISQSSVSQRLKRANFDLLQETDQYFRKKISEL
- a CDS encoding DUF3307 domain-containing protein, with product MIFTSLILAHLLGDFILQPNSWVADKEKKKGGSIYLYLHVALHMALVLIFLWDLNLWWIALIIGSTHLIIDWAKLYFQNPKTTRTWFFVDQAAHILVIIALSMIYFPYFKWEDFFNADSLQLITAVVFLTVPSSILIKTVISFWTPVTVDHSKLQTESLVNAGKYIGILERLLVFVFILVNHWEGVGFMIAAKSVFRFSDLAEAKQRKLTEYVLIGTLLSFGIAVLTGIFVKI
- the purC gene encoding phosphoribosylaminoimidazolesuccinocarboxamide synthase, which codes for MTKGAMLYEGKAKQVFETDNPNEVIVRFKDDATAFNAQKRGNFDLKGEMNNAITTLIFEYLNTKGIPTHFIQKLDEREQLVQKVSIIPLEMVVRNYAAGSMAQRLGVEEGIKSPVTIIDICYKRDDLGDPLINDHHAVFLGAATYDELKEMYKLTSEINDILIDLFDRMNIILVDFKIELGKTADGKIILADEISPDTCRLWDKDTMKKLDKDRFRRDLGEVTEAYVEIYERLKKVLQK
- the purF gene encoding amidophosphoribosyltransferase, whose amino-acid sequence is MKNLQQEREDYLNQFKDNVYGRNLLKTEDPFDAPSEECGIFGLYSDHDLDTFSLSQFGLFALQHRGQEACGISVMNDGKIFNIKDEGLVLDVYKEIRNPETFMGNSAIGHTRYTTAGDKKKYNFQPFFAKNEYDQIILSIAHNGNLTNAVALKKELEAEGVVFKATSDSEVILRLIQKHLDLGLRAAIKTTMEKIEGAYSVVGMTRNKFFAFRDFHGIRPLVLGAIDEKTYVVASESVALDAVGAQYVRDILPGEIVYTNENETGLQSFLVKEDCEKRTCSFEYIYFARPDSIMEGINVHEIREKSGAKIWEQAPVEADIVIGVPDSGVPAAIGFSIASGIPFRPVLIKNRYIGRSFIVPTQEMRERIVNLKLNPIVSEIKGKRVVIIDDSIVRGTTSKRLVKILKDAGVKEIHFRSVSPPIIAPCYLGIDTPTKDDLISANMTVEELRKYLGVDSLEFLSMDNLRSILGSSNHCFGCFTEEYPVPAGPNPDFTDK
- a CDS encoding porin family protein, whose protein sequence is MKKLFLGAAVAMSTLTFAQQFGVKAGMNVSSLSKDASMDDAKSKIGFNAGVFMNAPLAENFSIQPELLYSQMGNKATTTSTSTIGGSTITTKTSGSTNLDYVTLPVMFQYNATPAFYLEAGPEFGLMVSGKSKGDRVTTTTTSGGTSSSTSASASVDIKDNLNTFNFGLGLGAGYYFTPNVGITARYVAGLTDIAKDRPSGSDSVKNNVFQVGLAYKF
- the aroB gene encoding 3-dehydroquinate synthase; this encodes MISILDPSFSQLNAYLKEVNPTQLLILVDENTHEHCLPILLGNLETETPFEIIEIEAGEELKTLETATQLWEILTEFETDRKALMINLGGGVITDMGGFIASTYKRGILFINIPTTLLGMCDASIGGKTGIDHQFLKNIIGTFANPQKIFVFPEFLNTLPFVELRSGFAEMLKHGLIADANHWNDLISIKELNAEQIFHLIENSMKIKLNVVKKDFTEQNIRKTLNFGHTIGHAIESLFLEKGKPILHGEAVALGMICETRISFLEHLISKETADSIILNVRRFFPSLDISGFSSEEILHLMKNDKKNSFGNISFSLIKNIGEATFDSSVSTENVNYALHYYQNLD
- a CDS encoding proline dehydrogenase family protein, producing the protein MSIFNNTQIAFADKTDSQLKKAYWMFKAIEQPMITNLGISALNFTVKNDFPFVTDIVKNTLFEQFCGGETHEESMKVVKQMFKHHVGSIFDYAIEGKAEEKVFDDTCAEIKQNIKFAEGNPAIPFVVFKPTGFGRIEIYEEIGKKIELTNSQKEEWARVVKRYEEVCQMAFDRNVVIMIDAEETWMQDSTDRLVNEMMEKFNKQKAIVWNTVQMYRTGRLEYLAEDLQRAKEKNYFLGYKFVRGAYMEKERARAAAMNYPDPIQPTKQASDDNYNAAIDFVLNNLDTVSGFFGTHNEKSHELVMDKMKAMGLPNDHSQIHFGQLYGMSDNITYFLGAEKYNVCKYLPYGPVKDVVPYLTRRAQENTSVAGQTGRELGLIQKELDRRRGK
- the priA gene encoding primosomal protein N' codes for the protein MTFAQVILPLNLKGTFTYKVPDELLNSIQIGMRVLVSFRGKKIYTGIVFEIHDQESETFVPKEIINILDDFPILPKEQIQFWNWLSNYYLCNLGDIYRFSFPGSLKLESETYLKLRPNVIVDFENLDVNEMYLIQALEVRQLINLTEIEAFIAKKDIVKTIKSMIDLQYIEIDEKISEKYKSKEVAYLKINEEKVKNAHLPEILLLLKRSPKQQELFLSILEKQTESPERPIKKSSVLEEGNFAHAQLKSLIEKDLVLEYYLQKDRLESYEGETEELEKLTEIQHQAKNEIDEAFEKGKNVLLHGVTSSGKTHLYLEKIDETVADGKNVLFLLPEIALTKQIVQRLEKNYGKQLGFYHQKLTDFERVEVWRRIKNNDIKILIGTRNALFLPYQNLGLVVVDEEHDSSYKPREIAPFFNAKDAAQVLANFYNAHVILGSATPSVESYYAAKKDKLKYIYISERFGNVKIPQFELINFKEAQDSKKIVGNFSLQLIDEIRQQLEQKKQTMVLHNRRGYANVVECESCGYVNYCSNCDVVMTYHKFSNEMKCHYCGQKAAKPQTCPKCNSEHLNVKGVGVEQIHEEMTRIFPESEVDRMDVDSMRRKFAYEKLYEKIEEGETDVIVGTQMISKGLDFENIELVAIPKADSLLYVQDFRAEERAFQLITQVSGRAGRISGNGKVLIQTYNPQHSIFQLLKDQDTVKVYEHLLTERKKFLYPPFVKLIMIELKHRREDKVNRASQFLGSILRKYLPEECILGPEKSPIGKLNLMYQYQLLLKLPRGKKYSDYKEIVNKSLEEFDEIKSYQSIKKLIFVDF